One Spea bombifrons isolate aSpeBom1 chromosome 1, aSpeBom1.2.pri, whole genome shotgun sequence DNA window includes the following coding sequences:
- the DCTN1 gene encoding dynactin subunit 1 isoform X1, translating to MAQSKRHTYSRTPSSSARMSVEASGKPLKVGSRVEVIGKGHRGTVAYVGATLFASGKWVGVILDESKGKNDGTVQGRRYFSCEENHGIFVRQSQIQVVEDGADTTSPETPEPASSKLPKRDAPETPKASKLRGVKPKKAPTTRKITARRTKPTRPSSSAASSGTAGASGSASASCGEISSSEPSTPAQTPLAAPIIPSPSSALTSPVAPIPAPGSSKEEENLRAQVKDLEEKLETLKMKRAEDKVKLKEMEKSKLQLEQLQEWKSKMQEQQADLQRQLKEAKKEAKDALEAQERYMEEMADTADAIEMATLDKEMAEERAESLQQEVETFKEKVEELTMDLEILKHEIEEKGSDGAASSYQVKQLEEQNARLKEALVRMRDLSASEKQEHVKVQKQLEKKNAELDSLRQQKEKLQEEASQMEKTIDELKEQVDAALGAEEMVETLTERNLDLEERVRELRETVTDLEAINEMNDELQENARETELELREQLDMAGARVREAEKRVEAAQETVADYQQTIKKYRDLTGHLQDVNRELRSQQEATAEKEQQPSPETFDFKIKFAETKAHAKAIEMELRKMEVNQANRHVSLLTAFMPDSFLRHGGDHDCILVLLLIPRLICKAELISRQAQEKFELSEAKEERAGMRGAVGEQMSFAAGLVYSLSLLEATLHKYEQALGQCGVDVYKKIGSLYPEMSVHERSLDFLIELLHKDQLDETVNVEPLTKAIKYYQHLYSIHLADQTEDCTMQLFDHIKFTQSALDCVGVEVSRLRAFLQAGQEASDLAVLLKDLETSCSDVRQFCKKIRRRMPGTEAAGIPSALSFGQQVSESLLECRKHLKCVVAVFQEVAAAGAQMIAPLGENEGLQALRLEDVAFKAAEQVYGVQGSNPHECLRQSCNLLIAAMNKMATAMQEGEYDAEKPQNRSPPPVDQRAATLRAEITDAEGLGLKLEDRETVIKELKKSLKIKGEELSEANVRLSLLEKKLDSASREADERVEKIQSKLEETQTVLRKKEKEFEETMDALQADIDQLESEKAELRQRLNNQSKRTIEGLRGAPGVASIVSGIAGEEEQTGVPSGQAVLNGSGPVQVKDSPLLLQQIDALRLSMKHLKHENNRLKADQMKEELSALPALHVPKLILPKDRQREDAVSGTLYRKTSQLLDTLQQMSASTKVVDITHKKTGSPAAQLLEQTARLKSLSDTIDKLKDEVLKETVSQCPGANVPSHFATFPSSDFIKAKEEKKEDTVYVGKVTLPCEPGDGQIHRLVLTPDQLFELHERLIC from the exons ACCCCCAGCTCGAGCGCCAGGATGAGCGTGGAGGCCTCGGGGAAGCCCCTGAAAGTGGGCTCCAGAGTGGAGGTGATTGGGAAGGGACACCGGGGGACCGTGGCCTACGTAGGGGCCACACTCTTCGCCTCGGGGAAATGGGTGGGAGTGATCCTGGACGAATCGAAAGGGAAGAACGACGGCACGGTGCAGGGCAGGAGGTACTTCAGCTGCGAGGAGAACCACGGCATCTTCGTGCGCCAGTCGCAG ATCCAAGTTGTGGAAGACGGAGCCGACACGACGTCCCCGGAAACCCCGGAACCGGCCTCCTCCAAGCTCCCCAAGAGAG ATGCCCCAGAGACCCCCAAGGCCAGCAAACTG cGCGGAGTGAAGCCTAAGAAG GCGCCGACCACCCGGAAG ATCACCGCGCGCCGCACCAAG CCCACCCGGCCCTCCAGCTCGGCAGCCTCCAGCGGAACCGCGGGGGCCTCGGGCTCCGCGTCCGCGTCATGTGGCGAGATCAGCAGCAGCGAGCCCAGTACTCCGGCCCAGACTCCGCTGGCGGCCCCCATCATCCCCTCACCTTCCTCCGCTCTGACCTCGCCTGTGGCCCCGATTCCGGCCCCAGGATCCAGCAAG GAGGAGGAGAACCTGCGCGCCCAGGTCAAGGACTTGGAGGAGAAGCTGGAGACGCTGAAGATGAAGCGGGCGGAAGACAAGGTGAAGCTGAAGGAGATGGAGAAATCGAAGCTGCAGCTGGAGCAGCTGCAGGAATGGAAGAGCAAGATGCAGGAGCAGCAGGCCGACCTCCAGCGCCAGCTCAAGGAGGCCAAGAAG GAAGCCAAAGACGCTCTAGAAGCCCAGGAACGTTACATGGAGGAGATGGCCGACACGGCCGACGCCATCGAGATGGCCACGCTGGATAAGGAGATGGCCGAGGAGCGAGCCGAGTCCCTGCAGCAGGAGGTGGAGACATTCAAGGAGAAAGTGGAGGAGCTCACCATGGACCTGGAGATCCTGAAGCATGAGATAGAAGAGAAGG GTTCGGACGGAGCGGCATCCAGTTACCAGGTCAAGCAGCTGGAGGAGCAGAACGCCCGGCTGAAGGAGGCGCTCGTCAG GATGCGGGATCTGTCGGCCTCGGAGAAGCAGGAGCACGTCAAGGTGCAGAAGCAGCTGGAGAAGAAGAACGCCGAGCTGGACTCGCTGCGCCAGCagaaggagaagctgcaggaaGAAGCTTCACAGATGGAGAAGACCATCGACGAGCTGAAGGAGCAG GTGGATGCTGCTCTGGGAGCCGAGGAGATGGTGGAGACCCTGACCGAGAGAAACCTGGACCTGGAGGAGAGAGTCCGCGAGCTGCGCGAGACCGTCACCGACTTG GAAGCCATCAATGAAATGAACGACGAGCTGCAGGAGAACGCCCGCGAGACGGAGCTGGAGCTTCGGGAGCAGCTGGACATGGCGGGCGCCCGAGTGCGGGAGGCAGAGAAACGGGTGGAAGCGGCCCAGGAGACGGTGGCCGATTACCAGCAGACGATCAAGAAATACCGGGACCTGACCGGCCATCTACAG GACGTAAACCGCGAGCTCCGGAGCCAGCAGGAGGCCACGGCGGAGAAGGAGCAGCAGCCGTCGCCGGAGACCTTCGACTTCAAGATTAAGTTTGCAGAGACCAAAGCCCACGCGAAG GCCATCGAGATGGAGCTTCGGAAGATGGAGGTTAATCAGGCCAATCGGCACGTGTCGCTGCTCACCGCCTTCATGCCGGACAGCTTCCTGCGGCACGGCGGGGACCACGACTGCATCCTGGTGCTGCTGCTGATCCCCCGACTCATCTGCAAG GCCGAGCTCATCAGCAGGCAGGCGCAGGAGAAGTTTGAGCTGTCGGAGGCCAAGGAGGAGCGGGCCGGCATGAGAGGAGCGGTGGGAGAGCAGATGAGCTTCGCCGCCGGGCTGGTGTACTCCCTGAGCCTGCTGGAGGCCACGCTGCACAAATACGAACA GGCCCTGGGTCAGTGCGGAGTGGACGTGTATAAGAAGATCGGCTCGCTGTACCCGGAGATGAGTGTCCACGAGCGCTCCCTGGACTTCCTCATCGAGCTCCTGCACAAGGACCAGCTGGACGAGACGGTCAACGTGGAGCCCCTCACCAAGGCCATCAAATACTACCAG CACCTGTACAGCATCCACCTGGCCGATCAGACCGAGGACTGCACCATGCAGCTCTTCGACCACATCAAG TTTACGCAGAGCGCCCTGGACTGCGTCGGGGTGGAAGTGAGCCGGCTGCGCGCCTTCCTGCAG GCCGGGCAGGAGGCTTCTGATCTGGCCGTCCTGCTGAAGGATCTGGAGACCTCGTGCAGCGACGTCCGCCAGTTCTGCAAGAAGATCCGCCGCAGGATGCCGGGGACCGAGGCCGCCGGGATCCCCTCGGCGCTCAGCTTCGGGCAGCAGGTGTCGGAGTCGCTGCTCGAGTGCCGGAAGCACCTGAAGTGCGTGGTGGCCGTCTTCCAAGAAGTGGCGGCCGCCGGGGCGCAGATGATCGCACCCttgggggagaacgaggggctgCAGGCTCTGAGATTGGAAGACGTGGCTTTCAAAGCCGCCGAGCAG GTTTACGGCGTGCAGGGAAGTAACCCACACGAGTGCCTGCGCCAGTCCTGCAACCTCCTCATAGCCGCCATGAACAAGATGGCCACCGCCATGCAGGAAGGCGAGTACGACGCCGAGAAGCCGCAGAACAGG TCGCCTCCTCCTGTGGATCAGAGAGCTGCCACTCTGCGGGCCGAGATCACGGACGCCGAGGGCCTGGGCCTGAAGCTGGAAGACAGGGAGACGGTCATCAAGGAGCTGAAGAAGTCCCTGAAGATAAAG GGCGAAGAACTGAGCGAGGCCAACGTCCGCCTCAGTCTCCTGGAGAAGAAGCTGGACAGCGCGTCCAGAGAGGCCGACGAGCGGGTGGAGAAGATCCAGAGCAAGCTGGAGGAGACCCAGACCGTGCTGAGGAAGAAAGAGAA GGAGTTCGAGGAGACCATGGACGCCCTCCAAGCGGACATCGACCAGCTGGAGTCTGAAAAGGCCGAGCTGCGGCAGAGACTGAACAACCAGTCCAAGCGGACCATCGAAGGGCTGCGCGGAGCCCCCGGGGTCGCCTCCATCGTCTCCGGCATCGCAGGAG AGGAAGAGCAGACAG GGGTGCCGTCCGGCCAGGCGGTGCTGAACGGCTCCGGCCCGGTGCAGGTGAAGGACTCTCCGCTGCTGCTCCAGCAGATCGATGCCCTGCGGCTCTCCATGAAGCACCTGAAGCACGAGAACAACCGGCTGAAG GCTGATCAGATGAAGGAGGAGCTGTCGGCGCTGCCGGCGCTTCATGTCCCCAAACTGATCCTCCCTAAAGACCGCCAGCGCGAGGATGCCGTGTCCGGGACCCTCTACCGCAAGACCAGCCAGCTGCTGGACACCCTGCAGCAGATGAGCGCCAGCACCAAGGTGGTGGACATCACACACAAGAAGACGG GGAGCCCGGCGGCTCAGCTCCTGGAACAGACGGCGCGGCTGAAGTCACTCAGTGACACCATCGACAAGCTGAAG GATGAAGTCCTAAAAGAGACCGTGTCCCAGTGCCCCGGCGCCAACGTCCCGTCGCACTTCGCAACCTTCCCATCCTCTGACTTTATAAAG GCCAAAGAAGAGAAGAAGGAAGACACGGTTTACGTGGGTAAAGTGACCCTCCCGTGTGAGCCGGGCGACGGGCAGATCCACCGCCTCGTGCTGACCCCGGATCAGCTGTTCGAGCTGCACGAACGGCTCATCTGCTAA